In Gadus chalcogrammus isolate NIFS_2021 chromosome 13, NIFS_Gcha_1.0, whole genome shotgun sequence, a single genomic region encodes these proteins:
- the r3hcc1 gene encoding R3H and coiled-coil domain-containing protein 1 — protein sequence MDKAHVNPPPSRRRTRASKRPDRALYTPQTARQRSSFPQDPPAQGRAPEPASLSSCSTTSESKLFTDTPMAMPSHVSSMPHDGTHGGDFNSPLKNLETALPEADPLTWSFSLEQTMSDFTGMKLDQGRWGGKPKLEEEAEGGDEEERGTEMASPCDANLTEDIKTLIITKLTDEISAGLKETDGVVLEYAHNDYSPFETVLMNTAEFGHVIEIYGFPAVFKTDDLIDAFTDYSAGGMKITWVDDTHALAIFSSETAAHHALSINHPLLKTRTLSQASQQSKAKAGQRAEFIQPVKERPKTDSAVARRMVTRALGIQTGRVKRY from the exons ATGGACAAAGCCCACGTTAATCCCCCGCCCAGCCGGAGACGAACCAGAGCCTCCAAGCGACCCGACAGGGCTCTCTATACACCCCAAACAGCCCGACAGCGATCGTCCTTCCCACAAGACCCACCAGCACAGGGCAGAGCCCCGGAGCCGGCCAGCTTGAGCTCCTGCAGTACCACATCGGAATCCAAACTTTTCACTGACACACCCATGGCCATGCCCTCTCATGTTTCCAGTATGCCCCACGACGGTACCCATGGCGGAGATTTCAACAGCCCATTAAAGAATTTGGAGACAGCATTGCCCGAGGCGGATCCCTTGACATGGTCCTTCTCCTTAGAGCAGACCATGTCTGACTTCACTGGCATGAAACTGGATCAGGGCAGATGGGGGGGAAAGCCGAAGCTGGAGGAAGAGGCCGAAGGGGGTGATGAAGAGGAAAGGGGGACGGAAATGGCCAGCCCCTGTGATGCAAACCTGACTGAAGACATTAAAACGCTTATAATAACTAAATTAACCGATGAG ATTTCCGCAGGGCTGAAGGAAACTGATGGGGTGGTCCTTGAGTATGCCCATAATGACTACTCTCCTTTTGAGACCGTGTTGATGAATACTGCGGAATTCGGCCATGTGATCGAGATCTACGGCTTCCCGGCTGTGTTCAAGACAGATGACCTGATCGATGCCTTCACAGATTACAG TGCTGGAGGAATGAAAATCACATGGGTGGATGACACGCATGCCCTGGCGATTTTCTCCAGTGAGACTGCAG CACACCATGCCCTCAGCATCAACCATCCGCTCCTCAAGACGCGCACACTCTCACAGGCGAGCCAGCAATCCAAAGCTAAAGCCGGCCAAAGAGCAG AGTTCATCCAGCCGGTGAAGGAGCGTCCCAAGACTGACTCGGCTGTTGCCAGGCGCATGGTCACCAGGGCTCTGGGGATACAAACGGGACGGGTCAAGCGTTACTGA